The proteins below come from a single Candidatus Eisenbacteria bacterium genomic window:
- a CDS encoding DUF1957 domain-containing protein encodes MKTKNPLGYFSFVLHSHIPYVMSHGRWPHGTDWLNEASAESYIPLLNVLTSILERGGNPSCAVGLTPVLCEQLSSQAFKEEFTAYLENRLEAVRNDRKDFSGSGKTEFNALTAFWERFYENVLRSFRERYSGDIIGGFRRLRDEGSVEILTSAATHGYLPLLGTDEAVKAQILVGKSSYMRHFGEEPKGIWLPECAYRPRYHWTSPVSDKLSFERRGVEEFLGEAHIKFFFVDSHMLKGGKAIGVYLDRFKALKEMWERSILEMVEKPVQERSHLVPYLVSSPSEPHLREPISFFTRDPRTAVQVWSGERGYPGDGNYLEFHKKHFPGGIRYWRVTASKSDLARKETYVPENAFGRIPENAMHFVSLVKEALIGHHKRFGTPGMLCAPYDTELLGHWWFEGVQWFETVLRIIDEDDMIEALSPRRYLEKFPPRTVVSLPEGSWGEGGFHYVWLNSWTEWTWKLIHEAELSMNSISAEARQADRSEFYRVLKQAIRELLLLESSDWQFLISTWSARDYAEGRVERHYEDFTSLIRLLEKLKHGERLSVEEITFLSSVEERDNLFPDIDPLQYSRAP; translated from the coding sequence CTGAAAACTAAGAACCCTCTCGGCTACTTCTCTTTCGTCCTCCATTCACACATTCCGTATGTTATGTCGCACGGCAGGTGGCCTCACGGCACTGACTGGCTGAATGAGGCATCCGCCGAATCTTACATTCCTCTTCTCAATGTCTTGACCTCGATTCTCGAGAGGGGCGGGAATCCCTCCTGCGCAGTCGGCTTGACACCAGTCCTTTGCGAGCAGCTCTCAAGTCAGGCCTTCAAAGAGGAGTTCACGGCATATCTCGAAAACAGACTGGAGGCAGTGAGAAATGACAGGAAGGACTTTTCTGGTTCGGGGAAGACAGAGTTCAACGCGCTCACGGCTTTTTGGGAGCGGTTCTACGAAAATGTCCTTAGGAGCTTCAGGGAACGTTATTCGGGAGACATAATCGGAGGTTTCCGCAGACTCCGCGATGAGGGAAGCGTCGAAATTCTTACTTCGGCGGCGACTCACGGCTATCTCCCTCTTCTCGGCACGGATGAGGCAGTCAAGGCGCAGATCCTCGTCGGAAAGAGTTCCTACATGAGACACTTCGGTGAGGAACCGAAAGGCATCTGGCTGCCAGAGTGTGCCTACAGGCCCCGCTACCACTGGACGTCCCCGGTTTCGGACAAACTTTCCTTTGAGAGAAGAGGTGTAGAAGAATTTCTGGGCGAGGCTCACATCAAGTTTTTCTTCGTTGATTCCCACATGTTGAAAGGCGGGAAGGCGATTGGAGTCTATCTTGACAGGTTCAAGGCGCTCAAGGAGATGTGGGAAAGATCTATTCTGGAGATGGTTGAGAAGCCTGTTCAGGAGAGGTCACATCTTGTCCCCTACCTTGTTTCTTCACCATCTGAACCTCACCTGAGAGAGCCAATCTCGTTTTTCACCAGGGACCCCAGAACGGCAGTGCAGGTGTGGAGCGGCGAGCGCGGCTACCCGGGAGACGGCAACTATCTTGAGTTTCACAAGAAGCATTTTCCGGGAGGAATCCGGTACTGGAGGGTGACTGCCTCAAAGAGTGACCTTGCGAGAAAGGAAACCTACGTGCCGGAGAATGCATTCGGAAGAATCCCTGAGAATGCTATGCACTTCGTTTCGCTTGTGAAAGAAGCTCTGATCGGACACCACAAGAGATTCGGAACGCCAGGAATGCTCTGTGCTCCCTATGACACCGAACTTCTTGGCCATTGGTGGTTCGAAGGAGTTCAGTGGTTTGAGACTGTGCTGAGAATAATCGATGAGGATGACATGATCGAGGCGCTCAGCCCTCGCAGGTATCTGGAGAAATTTCCTCCCCGGACCGTTGTCTCTCTCCCGGAAGGATCGTGGGGCGAAGGCGGGTTTCATTATGTCTGGCTGAACAGTTGGACAGAATGGACATGGAAGCTTATACATGAGGCGGAACTATCGATGAATTCAATCTCGGCGGAAGCCAGGCAGGCGGATCGAAGCGAGTTCTACAGGGTTCTCAAACAGGCAATAAGAGAACTTCTTCTCCTGGAATCATCCGACTGGCAGTTTCTTATCTCGACCTGGAGTGCAAGAGACTACGCCGAAGGAAGAGTTGAGAGGCACTACGAAGACTTCACAAGTCTAATAAGACTTCTGGAGAAACTGAAACACGGGGAGAGGCTCTCCGTGGAAGAAATCACTTTCCTGTCATCCGTCGAAGAAAGAGACAACCTCTTTCCTGATATTGACCCTCTTCAATACTCCCGGGCTCCTTAA
- a CDS encoding response regulator, whose translation MKKVLVVEDDDSLRLLYTSELSDDGYEVLPVSCGDEALEVFKEKKPDLVVLDIRLSGMSGLEILGEMLKVKKDIHVVINSAYPNFQREFATWGADAYLVKSSDTSVLRETVKSILEEKPASTSV comes from the coding sequence GTGAAGAAAGTTTTGGTAGTTGAGGATGATGACAGTCTGAGACTTCTCTACACAAGCGAGCTCTCCGATGACGGCTACGAAGTCCTTCCTGTATCATGTGGCGATGAAGCGCTGGAAGTCTTCAAAGAAAAGAAGCCGGATCTTGTTGTTCTTGACATCAGGTTGAGCGGGATGAGCGGCCTCGAAATACTCGGGGAAATGCTCAAGGTGAAGAAAGACATCCACGTGGTGATAAACTCGGCGTATCCTAACTTCCAGAGGGAGTTTGCCACCTGGGGAGCGGATGCTTATCTCGTGAAATCGTCGGACACGTCGGTTCTTCGTGAGACAGTGAAGAGCATCCTCGAAGAGAAGCCGGCGAGTACGTCTGTGTGA
- a CDS encoding GAF domain-containing protein: METNITSKDALEEKCVLLNKKLEELSLIFRIMNLLHSTMEVEKILKIALTSVTTGTALGFNRALIFLVDEENGVLEGKMGVGPKNMEEAARVWEELGKSSLPFEAFAAMAAEDAQLAEKSPLTSLVQTLSFPLERDTDVTVDSLLEKQCVIVRNAPFDPRVSARFNAVFESREFLVTPVVTKVKPVGVIVADNHYTGRPILEEDCAILSSVAHQVGLALDNARTYADVKRRLSEISTLQEMGKKIISMMDLRSELVTVAKVSSTVLGARGSVIWLTQNEDELTAIARFAEKDSSELESAIPLLEEAAAWSVSEGTPLLVRNSSEDERFSGWEKPGFSFLVVPLVSKSRTIGAIAVYGKERRNIFESPTFNRNDEQFLTILADETSVAVENARLFDEVRRSEARLRETQALLLHSEKLAALGEMSAKVAHEIRNPLASIGGFARRAAKNMGEQDPNREYLQVIVRETDRLERILTEQLQFAQLSRPTLKLENMNAIIQETLQLISDDIAKKKARLLKKFSLDLPKLLLDADKMKQVFLNIFQNALEFMPKGGRLRVESSLTQADVLVEIANDGPKIPGEMLDRIFVPFATSKKHGSGLGLAVAYQIVREHGGEINARSEGDWSAIFTVSVPIKGNEDRRRMSDRRSSNTDRRGRMKWMNPS; encoded by the coding sequence GTGGAGACCAACATAACCTCAAAGGATGCTCTTGAAGAGAAGTGTGTGCTTCTCAACAAGAAGCTCGAAGAACTTTCCCTGATATTCAGAATAATGAATCTTCTCCACAGCACCATGGAGGTCGAGAAGATTCTGAAAATCGCACTTACCTCAGTGACGACCGGGACGGCGCTTGGTTTCAACAGAGCTCTAATTTTCCTCGTTGACGAGGAAAACGGAGTCCTTGAGGGCAAGATGGGTGTCGGTCCGAAGAACATGGAAGAGGCAGCAAGAGTCTGGGAGGAGTTGGGAAAATCGTCTCTCCCGTTTGAGGCATTTGCGGCAATGGCTGCGGAAGATGCTCAGCTCGCAGAGAAAAGTCCTCTCACGAGCCTGGTGCAGACTCTGAGTTTCCCGCTCGAGAGGGATACTGACGTAACAGTTGATTCTCTTCTTGAGAAGCAGTGCGTGATCGTAAGGAATGCCCCGTTTGACCCGCGGGTAAGCGCAAGATTCAATGCGGTTTTCGAGTCGAGAGAGTTTCTGGTCACTCCAGTAGTGACAAAAGTGAAACCGGTGGGAGTCATCGTTGCGGACAACCATTACACTGGCAGGCCCATCCTGGAGGAGGACTGCGCGATCCTTTCCTCAGTCGCGCACCAGGTAGGATTGGCGCTCGACAACGCCAGAACATACGCCGACGTAAAAAGACGACTTTCGGAAATCTCAACACTCCAGGAGATGGGGAAGAAGATCATCTCAATGATGGATTTGAGGAGCGAGCTGGTCACTGTCGCAAAGGTCTCGTCCACGGTGCTTGGTGCAAGAGGGAGCGTCATCTGGCTTACCCAGAACGAGGATGAGCTCACGGCCATCGCGAGATTCGCCGAGAAGGACAGCAGCGAACTGGAATCTGCCATTCCGCTTCTTGAAGAGGCTGCCGCCTGGTCTGTCTCCGAGGGCACCCCTCTACTCGTAAGAAATTCTTCCGAAGATGAAAGGTTCTCCGGCTGGGAAAAACCCGGGTTCTCGTTTCTTGTCGTTCCGCTTGTCTCAAAAAGCCGCACGATAGGTGCGATAGCCGTTTACGGAAAAGAGAGACGGAACATCTTTGAGTCACCGACTTTCAACAGGAATGACGAGCAGTTCCTTACTATTCTTGCAGATGAAACCTCGGTCGCGGTTGAAAACGCCAGGCTGTTTGATGAGGTAAGGAGGAGTGAGGCAAGACTGAGGGAGACCCAGGCGCTTCTCCTTCACTCCGAGAAGCTGGCGGCTCTTGGTGAGATGAGCGCAAAGGTCGCCCACGAGATAAGGAATCCCCTGGCGTCAATTGGCGGTTTTGCCAGAAGGGCAGCCAAGAACATGGGAGAACAGGACCCGAACAGAGAATATCTTCAGGTAATCGTGAGAGAAACCGACCGGCTCGAGAGGATTCTGACGGAGCAACTTCAGTTTGCCCAGCTTTCCAGACCGACCCTGAAGCTTGAAAACATGAATGCAATCATCCAGGAGACTCTCCAATTGATCTCGGATGACATTGCGAAGAAGAAGGCAAGACTTCTCAAGAAATTCTCGCTTGATCTTCCGAAGCTCCTTCTTGATGCGGACAAAATGAAGCAGGTCTTCCTGAACATATTTCAGAATGCCCTGGAGTTCATGCCGAAGGGGGGAAGGCTTAGAGTCGAAAGCAGTCTCACGCAGGCCGACGTGCTCGTGGAGATTGCCAACGACGGGCCAAAGATCCCCGGCGAGATGCTGGACAGGATCTTTGTTCCATTTGCGACGTCCAAGAAACACGGTTCCGGTCTTGGACTTGCCGTCGCGTATCAGATCGTACGGGAGCACGGCGGAGAAATCAATGCCCGCAGCGAAGGCGACTGGAGCGCGATTTTCACTGTGAGCGTTCCCATCAAAGGCAATGAAGATAGAAGGAGGATGTCGGATAGACGGTCGTCAAACACCGACAGACGCGGGAGAATGAAGTGGATGAACCCGTCCTAG
- a CDS encoding response regulator, producing MKRGRILVVDDEEDVLTTLRHVFELNGFDVLLARNGAETLDIARRESPDLIVLDVMLPGQNGYEISRILKEEIEKGSIRRDMKIVILTARKLDSSEREEFISTWAKADGYLYKPFKMEELIETVETLLGVKPAHART from the coding sequence ATGAAGAGAGGCAGAATACTTGTGGTGGACGACGAGGAGGACGTTCTAACAACACTGAGGCACGTTTTTGAGCTGAACGGGTTCGATGTGCTGCTTGCAAGAAACGGAGCAGAGACTCTCGACATTGCCAGAAGGGAATCGCCGGATCTGATAGTCCTCGATGTGATGCTTCCGGGTCAAAATGGTTATGAGATCTCGAGGATTCTCAAGGAGGAGATTGAAAAAGGCAGTATCCGCCGCGACATGAAAATCGTCATCCTCACCGCCAGGAAACTGGATTCCAGCGAAAGGGAAGAGTTCATATCCACCTGGGCAAAGGCCGACGGGTACCTCTACAAGCCGTTCAAGATGGAGGAACTCATCGAGACTGTTGAAACGCTTCTGGGCGTGAAGCCGGCCCACGCGAGAACTTAA
- a CDS encoding Rid family detoxifying hydrolase gives MREIRTNQAPAAIGPYSQGIQVEPKRMFFFSGQLGIDPQTGSLVAGGIEAEVRQALTNVKNLLSSEAMNFDNVVKVTVFLSGMEHFESMNNIYSTHFLNFRPARSCVAVKGLPKSALVEIEVVAVKE, from the coding sequence ATGAGAGAGATTAGGACTAACCAAGCCCCGGCCGCAATCGGGCCCTACAGCCAGGGAATCCAGGTCGAGCCCAAAAGGATGTTCTTCTTTTCCGGACAACTCGGAATCGACCCGCAGACAGGGAGCCTGGTGGCGGGCGGCATTGAAGCAGAGGTCAGGCAGGCTCTGACCAATGTGAAAAACCTGCTCTCATCAGAAGCGATGAATTTTGACAATGTGGTAAAAGTCACAGTCTTCCTCTCCGGAATGGAACATTTCGAAAGCATGAACAATATCTATTCAACACATTTCCTGAACTTTCGTCCTGCGAGAAGCTGCGTGGCCGTGAAGGGACTACCGAAATCTGCCCTCGTCGAAATTGAGGTAGTCGCAGTGAAGGAGTGA
- the selD gene encoding selenide, water dikinase SelD — MAVTKEELSRLTQEVSCAGUAAKLGPADLSKVLKTVPKQKDKRLLVGLHTLDDAGVYKIGKDLAIVQTVDFFPPVVDDPYDFGMIAAANALSDVYAMGGTPLTAMSIVCFPSERKNIGVLARILKGGTDKLREAGTVLVGGHSVKDNELKFGFSVTGTVNPRKIVSNAGAKPGDALILTKPLGTGVLTTALKMGILSENGRRTVTRVMSSLNSTASRLMCKFGADSCTDITGFGLGGHAWEMARASKVTLRFYSAKIPVLPGVRELVEKKSVPGGTISNKEFLKRDVLIHSSAAGLSPLIFFDPQTSGGLLISISQKRTEALLKELRKSGIRDAALVGEVVRRKKALVEVF, encoded by the coding sequence ATGGCGGTGACCAAAGAGGAACTGAGCCGGCTGACGCAGGAAGTCTCCTGCGCAGGCTGAGCGGCAAAACTGGGTCCGGCGGACCTTTCGAAAGTCCTTAAGACAGTCCCAAAGCAGAAGGACAAGCGGCTCCTGGTCGGGCTTCACACTTTGGATGATGCCGGCGTCTACAAAATCGGGAAAGACCTGGCTATTGTCCAAACAGTCGATTTCTTTCCGCCGGTCGTGGACGATCCGTATGACTTTGGGATGATAGCTGCGGCGAACGCCCTCAGTGATGTGTACGCCATGGGAGGAACTCCGCTCACTGCAATGAGCATAGTCTGCTTTCCGAGCGAAAGAAAGAATATCGGAGTCCTCGCAAGAATTCTGAAGGGCGGGACCGACAAACTCAGGGAAGCAGGCACAGTGCTCGTAGGCGGTCATTCTGTGAAGGACAATGAGCTCAAATTCGGTTTTTCCGTCACAGGGACAGTCAATCCGAGGAAAATCGTGTCCAATGCCGGAGCCAAGCCGGGAGACGCTTTGATACTCACAAAGCCTCTCGGCACCGGTGTTCTCACAACTGCGCTCAAAATGGGAATCTTGTCGGAAAATGGCAGAAGAACGGTGACCCGTGTCATGTCGTCGCTCAATTCCACTGCTTCGAGATTGATGTGTAAGTTCGGCGCTGATTCCTGTACGGACATCACGGGTTTCGGTCTCGGAGGCCATGCCTGGGAGATGGCACGGGCAAGCAAAGTGACTCTTAGATTCTATTCGGCAAAAATCCCGGTTCTTCCAGGAGTCCGCGAGCTTGTTGAGAAAAAGTCCGTTCCCGGCGGGACAATATCCAACAAGGAATTTCTTAAAAGAGACGTATTGATCCACAGCTCTGCGGCGGGGCTATCCCCTCTGATATTCTTTGACCCGCAAACCTCCGGCGGCCTCCTGATCAGCATCAGTCAGAAGCGGACAGAAGCTCTATTGAAAGAACTTCGAAAGAGCGGGATAAGGGACGCGGCGCTTGTCGGGGAAGTGGTGAGAAGAAAGAAGGCGCTGGTTGAGGTTTTCTAG
- the glmS gene encoding glutamine--fructose-6-phosphate transaminase (isomerizing), which yields MCGIVAYVGKKECKPILLEGIKRLEYRGYDSAGIAIIGKDGVLIEKTAGKIATLEAKLLSIPMSGTSGVAHTRWATHGEPTDENAHPHLDCKGEIAVVHNGIIENYMVLKSKLESEGHKFRTETDTEVLAHFIEKYYSGDLVEAVRQTLTMVEGTYGIAVICSKEPGRVVGARNGSPLVVGIGRGEYFLASDVSAVLRHTNQVIYLDDRELVVIDTEGFSTSTIENEKVHKTIEEVEWNLEMAEKAGFKHFMLKEIFEQPQSIKNTMRGRLILDDGGARLGGLNAAESELRAVNRIIITACGTSWHAATIGEYMIEEHARIPVEVEYASEFRYRNPVIRDGTVVIVISQSGETADTLAAMREAKRKGAKTWGICNVVGSTIAREASGGIYIHAGPEIGVASTKAFTSQVVALAVLTVLLGRLKSMSRDTGKQIVTELLRIPGKMEQILKKNKEIESIAEEYYRHENFLYLGRGYNFPVALEGALKLKEISYIHAEGYPAAEMKHGPIALIDQNMPVVFICTKDSAYEKIMSNMEEVKARKGRIIAIASEGDKEISKKTDHVIYIPETVELLTPLLSVIPLQLLAYYIAVKRGCDVDQPRNLAKSVTVE from the coding sequence ATGTGTGGAATTGTGGCTTATGTCGGCAAGAAAGAGTGCAAGCCTATTCTCCTCGAAGGCATAAAGAGGCTTGAGTACCGCGGATATGATTCGGCTGGCATAGCGATTATCGGAAAGGATGGAGTCCTAATCGAGAAAACGGCCGGGAAGATTGCAACCCTCGAGGCAAAACTTCTCTCAATCCCGATGTCTGGGACGTCGGGGGTCGCACATACGCGGTGGGCGACCCATGGTGAGCCGACGGATGAGAATGCCCATCCGCATCTTGACTGCAAGGGAGAGATTGCGGTTGTCCACAACGGAATCATCGAGAATTACATGGTGCTGAAGAGCAAACTGGAGAGCGAGGGGCACAAGTTCAGGACCGAGACCGACACCGAAGTCCTTGCTCATTTCATAGAGAAATACTACTCCGGAGACCTTGTCGAAGCGGTTCGACAGACCCTCACGATGGTCGAAGGAACCTATGGCATTGCAGTCATATGTTCGAAGGAACCTGGCAGGGTCGTGGGTGCAAGAAATGGCAGTCCGCTGGTGGTTGGAATCGGCCGCGGAGAATATTTCCTCGCCTCAGACGTTTCCGCCGTCCTCAGACACACCAACCAGGTCATCTATCTTGATGACAGGGAGCTCGTGGTGATTGACACCGAGGGATTCAGCACGTCCACGATTGAAAACGAGAAGGTTCATAAAACCATTGAGGAGGTTGAGTGGAATCTTGAAATGGCCGAGAAGGCCGGGTTCAAGCATTTCATGTTGAAAGAGATCTTTGAGCAGCCACAGTCCATAAAGAACACAATGAGGGGAAGGCTGATCCTTGACGACGGTGGAGCAAGACTCGGCGGGCTTAATGCGGCCGAGTCCGAACTGAGGGCGGTCAACCGGATAATTATCACCGCCTGCGGGACCTCGTGGCATGCGGCTACGATTGGCGAGTACATGATTGAGGAACATGCCCGAATCCCGGTCGAAGTCGAGTACGCGTCCGAGTTCAGGTACAGAAACCCGGTCATAAGAGACGGCACCGTTGTCATCGTGATAAGCCAGTCCGGCGAGACCGCTGACACCCTGGCCGCAATGAGGGAGGCCAAGCGCAAGGGTGCAAAGACATGGGGAATCTGTAACGTCGTCGGCAGCACGATCGCAAGGGAGGCAAGCGGAGGAATCTACATCCATGCGGGTCCCGAGATAGGCGTTGCCTCAACCAAAGCATTCACGTCTCAGGTGGTGGCGCTTGCCGTTCTCACGGTGCTCCTCGGAAGGCTCAAATCCATGTCCAGAGATACCGGAAAGCAGATTGTGACCGAGCTTCTGAGGATACCCGGGAAGATGGAGCAGATTCTGAAGAAGAACAAGGAGATCGAATCCATTGCCGAGGAGTACTACAGGCACGAGAACTTCCTCTATCTCGGAAGGGGATACAACTTCCCAGTCGCCCTTGAAGGGGCGCTCAAGCTCAAGGAGATCTCATATATCCACGCGGAAGGATATCCTGCCGCTGAGATGAAACACGGGCCCATTGCATTGATCGACCAGAACATGCCTGTGGTCTTCATTTGCACAAAGGACAGCGCGTACGAGAAGATAATGAGCAACATGGAGGAAGTCAAAGCTAGAAAGGGCAGAATCATAGCAATCGCAAGCGAAGGAGACAAAGAAATCTCGAAGAAGACTGATCATGTCATTTACATTCCCGAGACGGTTGAGCTTCTTACGCCGCTGCTTTCGGTGATTCCTCTCCAGCTGCTTGCCTATTACATCGCAGTAAAGAGAGGATGTGATGTTGACCAGCCGAGGAATCTTGCGAAATCCGTCACAGTCGAATAG
- the glmM gene encoding phosphoglucosamine mutase, translating into MTADPIVSVSGVRGIVGESLTSDFALRLGSAFGTTRGAGRIVVGRDTRPSGRTLVRAVLAGLSSVGCHCIDTGIVPTPTVLCMVGEAEAKGGIIITASHNGPEWNGLKFVSGDGSFLDEKGMKEVVSLAEGRDGFAWKGYKSLGESWPNAWAPYRHVRRITESKAIDVWGLRKRNFSVVADCVNGAASTVLPVLLSELGCKVNLIFDSLSGEFPRGPEPVAENIGMLGDEVKKRGADIGFAFDPDGDRISIVASSGRPFGEENSIVLASRLILTKLGGTLVVNASTTSAVDEIASRAGCKVVRSKVGERNVVELMRKHGAILGGEGNGGVILPQVNWGRDGIAASALFLQALLEWGGDSDTLLDSLPKYFMVKEKITCEKPLKEVEAVLLGAFAPTSIDRTDGIKLFFEDGWLHVRKSGTEPVVRIMGEARVKGKAEAMVGEAISSLGKTGA; encoded by the coding sequence GTGACTGCTGATCCGATTGTGAGCGTCTCCGGCGTAAGAGGCATTGTCGGGGAATCCCTGACGTCCGACTTTGCGCTCAGGCTTGGTTCAGCCTTTGGGACGACTCGCGGTGCCGGAAGGATAGTAGTCGGCAGAGATACCAGACCGTCCGGCAGAACACTCGTCCGGGCAGTCCTCGCCGGACTATCATCCGTCGGATGTCACTGCATCGATACGGGAATTGTGCCCACACCAACCGTTCTCTGTATGGTCGGAGAAGCCGAAGCGAAGGGCGGCATCATCATTACTGCCAGCCATAACGGGCCTGAGTGGAATGGCCTGAAATTTGTCTCCGGTGATGGAAGTTTCCTGGATGAGAAGGGAATGAAGGAAGTCGTGTCTCTTGCCGAGGGCCGCGACGGGTTTGCGTGGAAGGGATACAAGTCGCTTGGAGAATCCTGGCCGAATGCGTGGGCTCCATACCGGCACGTAAGAAGAATCACCGAATCCAAGGCCATCGATGTCTGGGGTCTGAGAAAAAGGAACTTCTCAGTGGTTGCCGACTGCGTAAATGGAGCCGCATCTACCGTGCTTCCCGTTTTGCTGAGCGAGCTCGGCTGCAAGGTAAACCTGATCTTTGATTCCCTGAGCGGGGAGTTTCCTCGCGGCCCGGAACCGGTGGCTGAGAACATCGGTATGCTTGGTGACGAGGTGAAGAAAAGAGGGGCGGATATTGGCTTTGCTTTTGACCCTGACGGGGATAGAATCAGTATCGTAGCGAGCAGTGGAAGACCTTTTGGAGAAGAGAACTCCATTGTGCTTGCCTCCAGACTCATTCTCACGAAACTGGGAGGCACGCTCGTTGTGAACGCTTCCACGACATCTGCTGTCGATGAGATCGCCAGCCGGGCCGGCTGCAAAGTGGTGAGATCAAAAGTCGGTGAAAGAAACGTGGTCGAGCTCATGAGGAAGCACGGTGCAATTTTAGGCGGAGAGGGGAATGGCGGTGTGATTCTTCCACAGGTAAACTGGGGCAGGGATGGAATTGCCGCCTCGGCCCTTTTTCTTCAGGCTTTGCTTGAGTGGGGAGGCGACTCCGATACTCTCCTCGATTCCCTTCCAAAGTACTTCATGGTGAAGGAGAAGATTACCTGCGAAAAGCCGCTCAAAGAAGTTGAGGCAGTCCTGCTTGGTGCCTTTGCTCCCACAAGCATAGATAGGACCGATGGGATAAAACTCTTTTTTGAGGATGGCTGGCTTCACGTTAGAAAATCCGGGACTGAGCCGGTTGTCAGGATCATGGGAGAGGCCAGGGTAAAAGGAAAAGCAGAGGCAATGGTCGGGGAAGCCATTTCCAGTCTTGGAAAGACCGGGGCGTGA
- a CDS encoding DUF3467 domain-containing protein: protein MEKQQPIPQPQISVELGEKEAEGIYSNIAFIAHSPSEFIIDFARFMPGVPKSRVYARIVMTPQHAKSLLNALDTNIKKFEEQYGPIKIFPGEPSKKDIGF from the coding sequence ATGGAGAAACAGCAGCCGATTCCGCAGCCGCAGATAAGCGTGGAGCTTGGCGAGAAAGAGGCCGAAGGCATCTATTCCAACATTGCCTTCATAGCGCACTCGCCTTCCGAATTCATAATCGATTTTGCGAGATTCATGCCCGGCGTTCCGAAGAGCAGGGTTTACGCCAGAATCGTGATGACCCCCCAGCATGCGAAATCCCTTCTCAATGCCCTGGACACGAACATAAAGAAGTTTGAGGAACAGTACGGGCCGATAAAGATTTTCCCAGGCGAACCCTCGAAGAAGGACATCGGATTCTGA
- a CDS encoding DUF5683 domain-containing protein, producing the protein MALLAALLLCVLAQGSPAAVSTVDTSKAGFFGTPFFVMMRSGVIPGWGQVHNHKYLKGAGVFLLEGALAFKIYDENRKVNDYWTKHVGAATYPEQVRYFDLYAFHYDRRSNYIWWLAGTTVLSLVDAYVDAHLRGFDEEVARETAVDLAVIRRSGEAVAVVVRKTF; encoded by the coding sequence GTGGCGCTTCTGGCTGCTCTCCTGCTTTGCGTCTTGGCGCAAGGATCTCCTGCTGCCGTCTCGACCGTGGACACCTCGAAGGCGGGATTTTTCGGTACTCCATTTTTTGTGATGATGAGGTCCGGCGTTATTCCTGGATGGGGACAGGTTCACAACCATAAGTACTTGAAGGGAGCGGGCGTGTTCCTTCTCGAAGGCGCACTGGCTTTCAAAATCTATGATGAGAACAGAAAGGTGAATGACTATTGGACGAAGCATGTTGGCGCCGCCACCTACCCCGAGCAAGTACGTTACTTTGACCTCTACGCCTTTCATTACGACAGGCGAAGCAATTACATCTGGTGGCTTGCTGGTACCACAGTATTGAGCCTCGTTGATGCGTACGTTGACGCACATCTGAGAGGTTTTGACGAAGAGGTAGCGAGGGAAACTGCCGTTGACCTTGCGGTCATACGCCGCAGCGGGGAGGCCGTAGCAGTAGTGGTGAGAAAGACATTCTAG